The following coding sequences lie in one Cyanobacterium sp. Dongsha4 genomic window:
- a CDS encoding MotA/TolQ/ExbB proton channel family protein gives MTLAELIDKGGVAIWPLLFLSILALGTIIERIWFWSKVLIKEELILNSIMDAAMTNWGKAGEIASRYRNHPLGKFLNTPLQLDNPDPDVFHLALETGADDELALMRKGDKILEGVIALAPLLGLLGTVLGLIRSLGSISVSDLGTASTTGVTLGIGESLISTAMGLIVAIISVVFYRLFQAFWFNQVRIFRKAGSDLEVIYRQRWHQTHPHSEFIS, from the coding sequence ATGACTTTAGCTGAATTAATCGATAAAGGTGGAGTTGCCATCTGGCCTTTATTATTTCTCTCGATTCTAGCTCTAGGAACAATTATAGAGCGTATTTGGTTTTGGTCAAAAGTCTTAATTAAAGAAGAGTTGATTCTTAACAGTATTATGGATGCGGCAATGACTAATTGGGGAAAAGCAGGGGAAATCGCCTCCCGTTATCGTAATCATCCTTTAGGTAAATTTTTAAATACCCCTCTACAGTTGGACAATCCTGATCCAGACGTATTTCATTTAGCCTTAGAAACAGGGGCAGATGATGAATTGGCTTTAATGCGTAAAGGAGACAAAATTTTAGAAGGTGTTATTGCCCTCGCTCCTTTATTAGGATTATTAGGTACTGTATTAGGTTTAATTCGCTCTCTAGGTTCAATTTCTGTCAGTGATTTGGGTACAGCTTCCACTACTGGGGTAACATTAGGTATTGGCGAATCTTTAATTTCCACTGCCATGGGGTTAATTGTAGCTATTATTAGTGTGGTTTTCTATCGCCTATTTCAGGCATTCTGGTTTAACCAAGTGCGTATTTTTCGCAAGGCGGGTAGTGATTTAGAAGTTATTTACCGTCAAAGATGGCATCAAACTCATCCTCATTCAGAGTTTATCAGTTAA